One window from the genome of Streptomyces sp. NBC_00287 encodes:
- a CDS encoding ketopantoate reductase family protein, with translation MRYIIIGSGAIGGSIGGRLHESGQSVVLVARGAHFEALRDNGLRFTVPTGTLTLDVPVVARPEDVELRADDVLVLAVKTQDSVAALDTWAARPVAGGGTAGERIPLVCAQNGVENERLALRRFREVYGMCVILPSSHLNPGEVVAPCGPYTGALVIGRYATGTDDTARRIADDLEKACFLAPVASDVMRWKYGKLLGNLANVVEAVCGSASDATAQDLVARAKAEGAAVLDAAGIAYAGEAEITELRSGTVDLQPIAGERARGSSWQSLARGTGSIETDYLNGEIVLLGREHGVPTPVNATLQHAARESVRRQREPGGLTAEELSRRIAEGITE, from the coding sequence GCCCGCGGCGCACACTTCGAGGCGCTGCGCGACAACGGGCTGCGGTTCACGGTCCCCACCGGCACGCTCACCCTCGACGTGCCCGTGGTGGCACGGCCCGAGGACGTCGAACTGCGCGCCGACGACGTGCTCGTGCTCGCCGTCAAGACCCAGGACAGCGTGGCCGCCCTGGACACTTGGGCCGCGCGGCCGGTGGCGGGCGGCGGCACGGCAGGCGAACGCATACCCCTGGTGTGCGCCCAGAACGGCGTGGAGAACGAGCGCCTGGCGCTGCGCCGCTTCCGCGAGGTGTACGGCATGTGCGTCATCCTGCCCAGCAGCCACCTGAACCCGGGCGAGGTCGTCGCACCCTGTGGCCCGTACACCGGCGCCCTGGTCATCGGCCGGTACGCGACGGGCACAGACGACACCGCCCGGCGGATCGCGGACGACCTGGAGAAGGCCTGCTTCCTGGCTCCGGTGGCGTCGGACGTGATGCGCTGGAAGTACGGCAAGCTCCTCGGCAACCTCGCCAACGTGGTCGAGGCCGTGTGCGGCTCCGCCTCGGACGCCACCGCACAGGACCTGGTCGCCCGGGCGAAGGCGGAGGGTGCCGCCGTCCTCGACGCCGCGGGCATCGCCTACGCCGGCGAGGCCGAGATCACCGAGCTGCGCAGCGGGACGGTCGACCTCCAGCCGATCGCCGGCGAACGCGCCCGCGGCTCGTCGTGGCAGAGCCTGGCGCGAGGCACGGGATCGATCGAGACGGACTACCTCAACGGGGAGATAGTGCTGCTCGGCCGCGAGCACGGCGTGCCCACCCCGGTCAACGCGACCCTGCAGCACGCCGCCCGGGAGAGCGTGCGCCGGCAGCGGGAGCCGGGCGGCCTGACGGCCGAGGAGCTGAGCAGGCGCATAGCCGAGGGCATCACTGAGTGA
- a CDS encoding tetratricopeptide repeat protein, whose product MRDSHRTEAERLLARAVEEEVRRSGGRTDGGVLLSRARGALDAMAQSAAEEYEAYTRALDETEAGRLTFGQRYAREGGGTPLLVAGVAGLAAVVADLALGTGTGTAVGAGVTVGVVGAAATVVKVAGVHLPAAHHRAGAVGQPGGPEQLRLQWLTALEVRGIRPFLDQQRVLSASTGANPQLRGTDKSAAARGRSVLEQSFGQLPEPEEPFAGRRQELGRIRQWVQAARASTETRPTVVVLHGAPGSGRTALAVRAAHDLRDQFRGACVVDLRGDTAEEPPLSTRDALLHLLNRLGAPREQLLFRERSSPDQQVKRLSELYHQHLTGLPVTIVLDDASDPEQVRTLLPERSDSLVLVTAREPLDPPGDLRAWVHELRVEPLEAAGAEELLTAVAQDATGPYDAESADRIRQLCGGLPLALRIAGSSLGPRSPRRLATDLGAYGPVEPVERVLWLRYTDQSEPARRLLRRLALAGRASLGAAAAAALLATDEAEATRHLVALSEAGLIDHVRGSRYRLHDLVRAFAHARLLDEEEPAERTSAQERLIVNYADLADSVLRLVDGNMSTRSDRFSPHGFTSLDEALRWLDDESSFITSALRHAEGVNQAAVLELLGALCDYCLLRGDLYRLGEISELAQAVDQGLLLRSVQWRTGIAARQLGELDKARTTLASVVDLYMEAHHDAGAARALCSLGITLHHQGQLTEAAKKLREALDLQAPPQLATDRAWTMHALAAVERDRAHLSEALDLLTRSLELHRAGESVHGEAWAHFQLGQLGLRMGDVPRAERELRTALDLYGRTRDARGEAWALTQLARARLVAGDPSPAVDGLRQAASRHRDNEDARGEAWTIYYLGQALEETGNLDQAVRELERSRTMFSRMRDVYGLACARHHSARATRDLRAAQTGSLRNSGFARQLLVDARADFQRIGVAHGEAWTCLELAVVEAGNSRTQQALSLCDEAVGLFTSYGDRRGEDWAHFLRCTLLPYAAPGGVEVGTAVAQEELAQLARGGHAVRDEKLAEYVGAYQLLLERGVNLEAGWQAWRLRMVPSRHAREVMGVAVVTAGR is encoded by the coding sequence ATGCGGGACAGCCATCGGACGGAGGCCGAGCGGCTGTTGGCTCGGGCCGTGGAGGAAGAGGTACGGCGCTCGGGCGGGCGCACCGACGGGGGTGTGCTGCTGTCCCGGGCGCGCGGCGCGCTGGATGCCATGGCGCAGTCGGCGGCCGAGGAGTACGAGGCGTACACCCGCGCGCTGGACGAGACGGAGGCCGGTCGGCTCACCTTCGGGCAGCGTTACGCCCGGGAGGGCGGGGGGACTCCGCTGCTGGTGGCGGGGGTGGCGGGCCTCGCGGCGGTCGTCGCCGACCTGGCCCTCGGCACCGGTACGGGGACCGCGGTGGGCGCGGGCGTGACCGTGGGTGTCGTGGGCGCCGCGGCGACGGTGGTGAAGGTGGCCGGCGTGCATCTGCCGGCCGCGCACCATCGGGCGGGGGCGGTCGGGCAGCCCGGCGGTCCCGAGCAGCTGCGGCTGCAGTGGCTGACCGCGCTGGAGGTACGCGGGATCCGGCCCTTCCTCGATCAGCAGCGGGTGCTGAGCGCGTCGACTGGGGCGAACCCGCAGTTGCGCGGCACCGACAAGAGCGCGGCCGCCCGGGGGCGGAGCGTGCTGGAGCAGTCCTTCGGTCAACTGCCCGAGCCGGAGGAGCCGTTCGCAGGCCGACGCCAGGAGCTGGGGCGGATCCGGCAGTGGGTGCAGGCGGCGCGGGCGAGCACCGAGACCCGTCCGACGGTGGTCGTGCTGCACGGGGCGCCCGGCAGCGGTCGTACGGCCTTGGCGGTGCGGGCCGCGCACGATCTGCGGGACCAGTTCCGCGGCGCGTGCGTGGTCGATCTGCGCGGCGATACGGCGGAGGAGCCGCCGCTGTCCACCCGGGACGCCCTGCTGCATCTGCTGAACCGTCTGGGCGCACCCCGCGAGCAACTGCTGTTCCGTGAGCGCTCCTCCCCCGACCAGCAGGTCAAGCGGCTCAGCGAGCTGTACCACCAGCATCTGACCGGGCTGCCGGTCACGATCGTCCTCGACGACGCCTCGGACCCGGAGCAGGTGCGCACCCTGCTGCCCGAGCGCTCCGACAGCCTGGTCCTGGTGACGGCCCGCGAACCCCTGGACCCGCCCGGGGACCTGCGCGCCTGGGTGCACGAACTGCGGGTGGAGCCCTTGGAGGCGGCGGGCGCGGAGGAGCTGCTGACGGCGGTGGCGCAGGACGCGACCGGTCCGTACGACGCGGAATCCGCCGACCGTATCCGCCAGTTGTGCGGCGGACTCCCCCTGGCGCTGCGCATCGCCGGTTCCTCGCTCGGCCCGCGCTCCCCGCGCCGCCTGGCCACCGACCTGGGCGCGTACGGCCCCGTGGAACCGGTGGAGCGCGTGCTGTGGCTGCGCTACACCGACCAGTCGGAACCGGCCCGGCGTCTGCTGCGCCGGCTGGCGCTGGCCGGACGGGCCTCGCTGGGCGCGGCGGCGGCCGCAGCGCTGCTGGCGACGGACGAGGCGGAGGCCACCCGCCATCTGGTCGCCCTTTCCGAAGCGGGCCTGATCGACCATGTCCGCGGCAGCCGCTACCGCCTGCACGACCTGGTCCGCGCCTTCGCCCACGCCCGTCTCCTCGACGAGGAGGAGCCGGCCGAGCGCACCTCGGCGCAGGAACGGCTGATCGTCAACTACGCCGACCTCGCCGACTCGGTCCTGCGCCTGGTCGACGGCAACATGTCCACCCGCTCCGACCGCTTCAGCCCCCATGGCTTCACCTCCCTGGACGAGGCCCTGCGCTGGCTGGACGACGAGTCGAGCTTCATCACCTCGGCGCTGCGGCACGCGGAGGGCGTGAACCAGGCGGCGGTACTGGAACTGCTGGGCGCGCTGTGCGACTACTGCCTGCTGCGCGGCGACCTGTACCGCCTGGGCGAGATCAGCGAACTGGCCCAGGCGGTGGACCAGGGCCTGCTGCTGCGCTCGGTGCAGTGGCGCACGGGCATCGCGGCACGGCAGCTCGGCGAACTGGACAAGGCGAGAACGACGCTGGCCTCGGTGGTGGACCTGTACATGGAGGCCCACCACGACGCGGGCGCGGCCCGGGCCCTGTGCTCCCTGGGCATCACCCTGCACCACCAGGGCCAGCTGACGGAGGCGGCGAAGAAGCTGCGGGAGGCACTGGACCTGCAGGCACCCCCGCAACTGGCCACGGACCGGGCGTGGACGATGCACGCGCTGGCGGCAGTGGAACGCGACCGGGCCCACCTCTCCGAGGCCCTGGACCTCTTGACCCGCTCCCTGGAACTGCACCGGGCGGGCGAGTCGGTGCACGGCGAGGCCTGGGCCCACTTCCAACTGGGCCAGCTGGGCCTGCGGATGGGCGACGTCCCCCGGGCGGAACGGGAACTGCGCACCGCCCTTGACCTGTACGGCCGTACGCGCGACGCACGCGGCGAGGCCTGGGCCCTGACCCAACTGGCCCGCGCCCGCCTGGTCGCCGGCGACCCGTCACCGGCGGTGGACGGCCTGCGCCAGGCGGCGTCCCGGCACCGCGACAACGAGGACGCGCGAGGAGAGGCCTGGACGATCTACTACCTGGGCCAAGCCCTGGAGGAAACAGGCAACTTGGACCAGGCGGTACGCGAACTGGAACGCTCCCGCACGATGTTCTCCCGTATGCGTGACGTCTACGGCCTGGCCTGCGCCCGTCACCACTCGGCGCGGGCGACGCGGGACCTGCGCGCGGCTCAGACGGGTTCGCTCAGGAACTCGGGCTTCGCCCGTCAGCTCCTGGTGGACGCGAGGGCCGACTTCCAGCGCATCGGTGTCGCACACGGCGAGGCATGGACCTGCCTGGAGCTGGCGGTGGTGGAGGCGGGCAACTCCCGCACCCAGCAGGCCCTGTCCCTCTGCGACGAGGCGGTGGGCCTCTTCACGTCCTACGGCGATCGCCGGGGCGAGGACTGGGCCCACTTCCTGCGCTGCACGCTGCTGCCGTACGCGGCACCGGGTGGCGTGGAGGTCGGTACGGCAGTGGCCCAGGAGGAGCTGGCGCAGTTGGCACGGGGTGGTCACGCGGTGCGGGACGAGAAGTTGGCGGAGTACGTCGGGGCGTATCAGCTGCTGCTGGAACGGGGCGTGAATCTGGAGGCGGGCTGGCAGGCCTGGCGGTTGAGGATGGTGCCGAGCCGGCATGCCCGGGAGGTCATGGGGGTGGCGGTGGTGACTGCGGGGCGGTGA
- a CDS encoding tetratricopeptide repeat protein, with the protein MVRDLREPTGPPDPGGFAGREREVRDLLLLLSGRRERLEPLVLHGPAGVGKSALAAEVARKLDATVHWITPGRTVDIDRILLQLLAECEAPRVPIVRAALKGSRGFSRELRDQCVNYVGAHVLVLDDVHPSDARPLLAVLRDCSRLTVILTTRQASGWTKKVRLYRVLPLENVDALVVAATFAMTDSAEPLAELTAAAHGLPYLARIAGALVKQEPREVLSEVVEEPDDLIDLVLNLCTPDEYQVLELLAQRESPAPFTVLTVQAVLQLLTAPPDAGEMVDRLVKWQLVQPWNEEEGEFLLPAPVADAVRDRAHLVSPVSRQLAEDAGCTLLYSASLLDGRDQAQLPDGPLAPPELARYVDEFIDLVANDERQWQGREPIAALATLLAVLGDAHRLVWLHRRWQSLIPSVSRALATLALGLGMPEHARKLLDGDDSAHAVHERAAIEHESGRLGAALDLLDGRLPERDDVHAAWHALVHGAVLCDQGDAHGAEVVLRAAVELHRRFGCRRGEGWALLHLARTYLLRGSAREAEGLLGQAEETLRSVGDQRGQNWVATERIRLPGSLRADPGARKTLAAHAKADDPRGMGWTELYLALVTAAAGTMGPTPAMLGRADVHFVRCQDALGSAWTRHRLALLGSLDPRDEQEQWELVHEQFLETGCTIGTAWTGLELAARHTAPEAVQLLLNTAESEFRALSNVRGVAWVAAVRAVQSNPPTHPDRTTLITLLPPHLPDRDQLLLDIEAFCDDGGPLNGRPIPFFARDTVVTVATASDFMDLPGPGGPRCRVRLTLLDESPSTGTTARLLLRVAPEQGHPWAARDVPWLTATALPLTRASVEPASALLRPSEREAHGAEFDFTPHRTGTHRIRFTIALERTGTVLQQVETELDILDNGRPGNHAAPHAVTPRGR; encoded by the coding sequence GTGGTACGTGACCTGCGCGAGCCGACGGGACCGCCGGATCCGGGCGGGTTCGCCGGGCGGGAACGGGAAGTCCGCGATCTGCTGCTCCTGCTGTCCGGGAGGCGGGAGCGTCTGGAGCCGCTCGTCCTGCACGGACCGGCCGGCGTCGGCAAGTCGGCTCTGGCCGCGGAGGTTGCCCGGAAGCTGGACGCCACGGTGCACTGGATCACGCCCGGCCGAACCGTGGACATCGATCGCATCCTGCTCCAACTGCTCGCCGAGTGCGAGGCGCCCCGTGTCCCCATCGTGCGGGCGGCGTTGAAGGGCAGCCGGGGGTTCAGCCGTGAACTGCGGGACCAGTGCGTCAACTATGTCGGTGCTCATGTCCTGGTGCTCGACGACGTGCATCCGTCCGACGCTCGTCCCTTGCTCGCCGTATTACGGGACTGCTCACGGCTGACGGTGATCCTCACGACGCGCCAGGCTTCCGGCTGGACCAAGAAAGTACGTCTGTACAGGGTGCTGCCGCTGGAGAACGTGGACGCCTTGGTGGTCGCCGCGACTTTCGCCATGACGGACTCGGCGGAACCTCTGGCCGAGCTGACGGCAGCGGCACATGGGCTGCCGTACCTCGCACGCATCGCGGGCGCGCTGGTGAAGCAGGAGCCACGCGAGGTGCTCAGTGAGGTCGTGGAAGAGCCGGACGATCTGATCGATCTCGTCCTGAACTTGTGCACACCCGACGAGTACCAGGTGCTGGAACTTCTCGCGCAGCGAGAGTCCCCCGCCCCCTTCACCGTGCTCACGGTTCAGGCTGTGCTCCAACTGCTCACGGCACCGCCTGATGCGGGTGAGATGGTTGACCGGCTGGTGAAATGGCAGTTGGTGCAGCCGTGGAACGAGGAGGAGGGTGAGTTCCTCCTTCCGGCACCGGTGGCCGACGCGGTGCGGGACCGCGCTCATCTGGTCTCCCCGGTCAGTCGGCAGTTGGCCGAGGATGCAGGATGCACTCTTCTCTACTCGGCGAGTCTCCTGGACGGCCGGGACCAGGCTCAGTTGCCCGACGGTCCGCTCGCTCCCCCCGAACTCGCCAGGTATGTCGATGAGTTCATAGACCTTGTCGCCAACGACGAGCGCCAGTGGCAGGGACGGGAACCGATCGCGGCACTGGCCACCCTCCTCGCCGTACTCGGGGACGCCCACCGACTGGTGTGGCTCCACCGCCGGTGGCAAAGTCTGATCCCCTCCGTATCCCGGGCGCTGGCCACGCTCGCGCTTGGCCTGGGCATGCCGGAGCACGCCCGGAAGCTGCTCGACGGCGACGACAGCGCGCACGCCGTCCATGAACGCGCCGCCATCGAGCACGAGTCCGGCCGACTGGGCGCTGCCCTGGACTTACTGGACGGCCGGCTGCCCGAGCGGGACGACGTCCACGCGGCCTGGCACGCGCTCGTCCACGGGGCCGTGCTGTGCGACCAGGGCGATGCGCATGGCGCCGAAGTGGTACTGCGGGCCGCCGTCGAACTGCACCGCAGGTTCGGCTGTCGCCGCGGCGAGGGCTGGGCGCTGCTGCACCTCGCCCGCACCTACCTGTTGCGCGGCTCGGCCAGGGAGGCCGAGGGCCTGCTCGGGCAGGCCGAGGAGACGCTGCGTTCCGTCGGCGACCAGCGGGGGCAGAACTGGGTGGCGACGGAACGTATCCGGCTCCCCGGATCACTCCGCGCCGACCCGGGTGCGCGGAAGACACTGGCAGCGCACGCGAAGGCCGACGACCCTCGTGGCATGGGCTGGACCGAGCTGTATCTGGCGCTCGTCACCGCCGCGGCGGGCACCATGGGTCCCACGCCCGCCATGTTGGGCAGGGCCGACGTCCATTTCGTCAGGTGCCAGGACGCGCTCGGCTCGGCCTGGACACGTCACCGGCTCGCATTGCTCGGTTCCTTGGATCCCCGCGACGAGCAGGAGCAGTGGGAGCTGGTCCACGAGCAGTTCCTGGAAACCGGCTGCACGATCGGAACCGCATGGACGGGCCTGGAACTCGCGGCACGCCACACCGCTCCGGAGGCCGTACAGCTCCTGCTGAACACCGCGGAGTCCGAGTTCCGGGCGCTGTCCAACGTGCGCGGCGTCGCCTGGGTGGCGGCGGTGCGCGCCGTACAGAGCAACCCGCCGACGCATCCGGACCGCACCACCCTCATCACCCTCCTGCCTCCCCACCTGCCAGACCGCGATCAACTGCTGCTGGACATCGAGGCGTTCTGCGACGACGGCGGGCCCCTGAACGGTCGCCCCATCCCGTTCTTCGCCCGCGACACCGTGGTCACCGTCGCGACGGCCTCCGACTTCATGGATCTCCCCGGCCCGGGCGGCCCCCGCTGCCGCGTCCGGCTCACCCTCCTCGACGAGTCGCCGTCCACCGGAACGACCGCCCGCCTCCTCTTACGAGTCGCACCGGAGCAGGGCCACCCCTGGGCGGCCCGGGACGTGCCGTGGCTCACCGCCACCGCCCTCCCCCTGACCCGCGCCTCGGTCGAACCCGCCTCCGCGCTGCTGCGGCCCTCCGAACGGGAGGCCCACGGCGCCGAGTTCGACTTCACCCCGCACCGCACCGGAACGCACCGCATCCGGTTCACCATCGCCCTCGAACGCACCGGGACGGTCCTGCAACAGGTGGAAACAGAGCTCGACATCCTCGACAACGGCCGGCCGGGCAACCACGCCGCACCGCACGCCGTCACTCCCCGCGGACGGTAG